TAGTGATGGGGTTGCTTACACGGACAGGGGAGTATTTATTAATCAAGATCGCGAAAAAGTTATGACGGTTCCGGATCGCTTTTGCCGCGGGATGTATGTTTTTGAGAATGGTATCTCCGTTTCGTGTATCATGGTTGGCGACAAAATGCGGTTCGGACTTTTTGATAAGAATTTCCGGGAAATCGTCAAGCCTCAATACGAATTTTTCGATAAGTTCGTCGATGGGCTGGCAGCCGTTTATAAAAATGGCAAATGGGGATTTATAGATCGGAATGGAAAGGAAGTCGTCAAGCCGCAGTACGAAGCCTATGGCTATAGTTATGAATTTTTAGAAGGACTAGCTCTGGTTAGTAAAAACGGAAAAATGGGTTATATCGATAAAACGGGCAAGGTAGTTATTCCTTTACGTTACGATTACGCAAGAAGCTTCAGCGATGGACTAGCTGCGATCATGGTAAAAGACAAATTTGGCTATATCGACAAGAATGGCAAAATCGTGATTCAGCCTAAGTATGATGAGGCTTACTCTTTTGGAGAAGGCGTTGCCATCGTCTATCGCAACGGATGGTTGCTTATCGACAAATCCGGCAAGGAAACGAAGCTGAAGTTGAATTGGCAGTACGAAATCAGCGAGTCTGATACGTTTTCTGAGGGCCTACTCAAGGTGAAGTTTAAAGGAAAGTATGGCTTTATGAACAAAAAGGGCGAGCTTGTGGTTAAAGCACAATATGAGAGCATCGACCCATTCATCGGAGGAGTCGCTAGAATAAGCAAGAGCGACCCGAAGAACGCAAGGGCGTATCCCAAATACGGTTTTGTAGACAAGAAAGGCAAGGAGATTATACCGGCTAAGTACGATTATGTCGGCATGTTCAGTGAAGGCTTGGCAGATGTCAGACAGAATGGAAAATGGGGTTTTGTCGATCAGACGGGCAAGGTTATCGTAAAGCTTCAATTTGATGATGCCTTAAGCTACAGCGAAGGGCTTGCAGCAGTAAAGGTTAACGGCAAATGGGGTTATATTCGAAATCCACTCCATGCGGTGAAATAAAGATAAACTATAAGATATATCTTGAAGTACATTGCCACATGGGCGATGTACTTCTTTATGTTGTACTCGGGATTGTTTAGCTGGAGCTGAGAAACGGCGGGAAAACCCTCAATATGTCCTAAAAGCGAGAGAGCCGACAAGGGTCTAATTCACTTCTTGATTCCCGATCGATTATTTCACTTGCAGCCAGACGCGCAATTAGCGGTGCCAGTGTAATTGCAGAATGCATCACCGTCAGATAAAGCCCCTTTATGTGATCATGGAAGCCCACGATCGGATAGCCGTCTTCAGGCATTGGTCTCATCCCGACCTGGATGCTTTCCAGTTCCAGTTGATTCCCGTCCTTCAAACTGCGACGCAACGTCTCGAACGCTCGTTTGCCGACCGCCTCTGGTCCGTTTTCCTCCGACTCGTCGATATAATCTTCCGCAGCCAGCAGCGTATGATCCGTCAGTTGACGCGCTTCAAATTGCGCATTTGAGATTAATGTGCGTATCAGCTTATTCGTAGTTTTCATCCGAATTAGAATGGAAGGCGACGACGTTACTGGCACGGGACAACCTAACGGGTTGCAAAGTTCGGGTATGCCTGTACCTGCGGCTAATACCACGACATCCGACTCCAGAAAACCCTTGGACGTATGGATGCCGACTAGGCGGGAATCTTCTTGCTGCAGCAATGTAACGATGGTATCGAACTGCACTTTTGCTCCGTACTCCCGCGCTTTGCTGAGCAACAGCTCTGTTAACCCTATTGGGTCCAACGCACCTTCCTCGCTGACAAAAATCGCTTCATCCGGGTATTCCTTCAGATTCGGCTCCAATGCCTCAAGCTGCTCCCGATTTAATTTTTGAGAGTGGAGTTGCTCCCTTAGGGGCGGAGTGCCCCAAGTCAGCGCTCCATGCCAATGAATTTTCAGCTCGGACAGCTCTTGCTGAAGCGCATGATATTCTTCCAATGCTGCATCGTACAAATGCCAGTATTCGGGAGCCACCCTATGAGTCGTATGTATCCAGGCAAAAGATTTTTCCGTCACTTCACGCGCTGCGGCTGGATGCCGCTCAATAACGGTTACATCTTGATTCTGTTTGGCTATATGATAGGCCATGGACGCCCCGACAATTCCTGCGCCAATAATCACGATTTTTTGCTTATTCAATAATGACTCCCCCTTTGGGCTTCTCGTTCAACAGCTTGCAAATTAGTAGCCGGAGAAAGCATTGCTTCGGTTTGTAAGTTGTTAAAAAAGGCTTAGCAGATGCTTGCCTATAAAAGCGTATAGTAGCATCCCCGGAATTTTGCCTATTGCGGATGCTAATGCATAGATTGGAAAAGAAATAGAAGTGGCCCCGGCATAAATTGAAACAATTGATTGCGGAATCACTGGGATAAGACGTGCCAATAAGATGGAAACAAACGGTTTTTTCATCATTTTTGCATGAAATGAGACAACTCGTTCGTTGGTCGACAACCATTTATTCGTTTGTTCGCTATAAAAAAATCTAGTGTAGGCATACATCAGAATGGAAGATATCCAAGCGCCGCTCCAACACAGTAAGGCGCCTGGGAGAGTGCCGTACATAAATGCCATGATCCCGATGACAACGCTGTAAGGGATTATAGGGAAAAAGGTAAAGCAAATCGTTATCAACAGCATGAGGAAGACTGAATGGGAACCCTGCTGCATCCAAGCCAGAAGCTCGGATTTATAAACGATAAGCATGCTTATCGTTAATGCGTAAAAAAGAAAAGCAAGCCATTTTTTTATCTTCGCGTTACCTGATGGAGCATATAGATTCCTCATGAACCGATTATACAGAAATGCCGAGGAAAAATCTTTAATTTAATGTTTATCATTAAATAGTTATTGTTTTTCGTGAACAAATAAATTAATATATAGCTGTAAGTTCACATGAAAAGGAGATCGCGCATGAACGGAATTGAATTCAAAGCCAAACCCGGTTTCAAAAGAATGCACAATACGCTTCAGATCGGATACTGGGGAGCAATCGGGCTACTTATTGCTTTTGTCTGCTTCGATATATGGATCGGATTAAAGCCCCAGGAGTTGTTCTCTGCAGAGAAGGGAATCGCGCACTGGTCCTTTTCCGTACCGATATGGGATACGGTGACGAAGAGCGTTCTGGTTCCTTTCACTTATTTTCAGCCGATCAATCCTGATAAGTTCGATGCCAAGACCGCTTATCTGGTCGTCAGCTTGACCAATACCGTGCTTGCCTTCTGTGCCTACCTCTACTCAATTGGTCAGATCCGCCATATAATAGGAAGCATACTTAGTGGAAGCAGCCCTTTCGTCCTGGCGAATGCCTCCCGTCTGAGAAAGCTGGGAATCGCCGTCATTCTGTATTCCTTGCTGGCGAAGCTCATTCTCAATATTATGATCTGCCTGCTCGTCACTCGCATCTTTTCCATTAATCTGGGCGGTATCTCTTTAATCGGAATTATTATCGGCATACTCGTTCTGTTCGTGTCCGAGATTTTCAAGTACGGCGCTCTTCTGCAGGAAGAGCATGATTCGACTATCTGAGAATGGAGTCTGACGAAAGTGCCGATTATTATACGCCTGGACCGGGTTCTAGCCGACAAAAAAATGAAATTGAACGACCTGGCCGACAAGGTCGGCATTTCGAACGTCAATCTGTCCAATCTGAAGACGGGCAAAGTGAAGGCGATCCGGTTCTCCACCTTAGAAGCGATCTGCGAAATTCTGGACTGTCAGCCGGGAGATATTATGGAATTCGTGGCCGATAGCGAAAGCTGTAAAAACGATTGAAGGGAGCTTATCCTCCCTTCAATCGTTTTTTTTCGGGGTAAGCTTATCATGGGGCTGCTTGCTTCACTTGGCCTTTTGTTGGCGTTCGGCTCAGCTTGGTTCAGCCACAGGCGGATACCTCGTCTTGGCTCAAACTGTATTGTTTCGTCAGCCCCATCATCCACGGGCCTCTTGCTCCCTAAGTCTCCCAAGCGTAGCCAAGGGTGGTCGTTGCACATGCATCTTGGCATATCCTCAGAGACATTCCCACCGCACTGATCGGAACCCCCATTTCTTGGCGTTGGAGCCCTCAGAGCATGGGTGTTCGTGGGGGTATAAGAAGCTGGAGCGATTGGATTACTTGGCAAGATAACCCGATAGCCGTCGGGGACGAATGAAGTCCGAGTGACATATAGCAGTATGTAGATCATGAATCGGTGCTTGTTACATCCTACTTCTATAAACAGTATGACAGGACAAAATGGGTAAGAGCACTACTCGTCACGTCTATGATGAACGGAATTATATGTCTAACCTTTGGGTATGGACTTGTGACAATTGGTAGATATATTAGGTTTCAATTAACGGCTTACGATAAAATTTTATATTTGTTGCCCGAAGTGATCATTTTACTGACTCTTATTCAAATCGTGATGCTAATTGTCGTTTGGATGAAAAAGCAATACCGCATATTCGACCGGGTAATGTACAGCCTGTACACCACCGGATTGATCATCATTTCTTTTTTTATGGGATGGGCTTTTATTGTGGGGTTACAGTAACCTAACCTTGGATCTCGAAGCCAACCCGACAGCTGGAAAGATTGGATTTCGTACGAGGGAAATCCGGTAGCGAGTCACAGCCCTTTATGGATATTATCCGACAAGCTCATCCTTCTGCTCTTTCTTCGACATTTGCCTTTGGGCCGTAATCAGTTTATAGTAATTGCCTCTCTTCTCCACCAACTCGGCATGGGAACCTATTTCCGCAATTGTGCCCTTCTCCAGCACAGCTAGTCGGTCGGCATTGCGGAGAGTCGACAGTCTGTGGGCGATCGCAATCGTTGTTCGCCCTTTCATGATTCGCTGAAGCGCCTCCTGAATGACGCTTTCCGTCTCAATATCGAGCGCAGAGGTAGCTTCATCCAAAATAAGCAGAGGCGGATCATTAAGAATCGCTCTTGCAATTGCCAGACGCTGGCGCTCGCCGCCGGATATATTGTTCCCATTCTCCTCCAGCAGCGTGTCGTACCCATCCGGCAGATTAATAATAAAGGAATGCGCATTGGCGATCTTGGCCGCCCGGATTACTTCCTCTTCCGTCGCACCCGGCTTGGAGTAACGGATATTATCGAGTATCGTCCCTGTGAACAGGAATGTCTCCTGAAGCACAACACCAATCTGAGAGCGCATGTCATTCTGCTGGATGTCTCGAATGTCTACACCATCAATGGTAATTTGACCTTCATTCACATCATAGAAACGGGATAAAAGGTTAATCAATGTCGACTTTCCAGAGCCCGAATGTCCTACCAGGCCAATCATTTCCCCTTCCCGAATATCAAAGGACACATTCTTAAGCACCGGCTCATAGGACTTATAGCCAAAATAGACGCCACGGAACGAAATCGCGCCGCGAATTGTATGCTTCACAGCCCTCTTGGCCTCTAGCACCTCCGGCTGCTCGTCAATGACCGAAAATACGCGGTCAATCGAAATCAGCGCATTGGCAACCCACCTCGGCATGAACATCATCCAAGCAATCGGTCCAAACACCATTGACGCATACATGCTGAACTTGATCAGTTCACCAACATTCATCTGATTGTTCAAAATCAGGTTGCAGCCAAGCAGAAGCACAAAATATTGACCAAGCTGGATCAAGTAGTTTGTAATCGGGGCCAGCACGTTAAGAAGAGTCTCATTTTTAATCGTAGCGACGGCGAATTCACTGTTGTAGGTGCGAAATCTTTTGATCTCTCGGGATTCCTTGCCGAATGCCTTGACTACCCGGATTCCGCTCAGTACATCATGTAGAAAAGAGCTCGCCCGGTCGTAGACTCTCCACTGCTTGTGATACAGCTTCCACAGCACATGCTTCCAGATGTAAATGTTCATGTAAGCGACGATTGGCGCAGGCAGCAGCACTACACAGGCGAGGCGCCAGTCGGCACTGAACAACAGAGTGCTGGAAGCGATAAGGAGCATCAGCTGATAGATTGCCGTTGTACACAGTTCCTGAATCAATTGCCGGATCCGGTCCGTATCAGCCGTGATCCGATTCATAAGATCTCCTGCCCGTTGAGAGGTCATGAATCCGAGTGGCAGGCTTTGTATCTTCTCATAAACCATTCTGCGCAGATCGGCGGCAATATTAGAGCTGACATTTGCCATGACACGTGCACGGACAATTGACAGCAGTTCTCCAATCACTAGTCCTCCGATCATGGCAGTAAGTGCGATATAGAACAGCTTCATGTTCGGACTTTGTCCGTCAGTCGGCCGTAAGGCACCGTTAATCAGGAGCTCTTGAAAATAGGGTCCTGCCAGCGATATAGCTGAAGCCGCAATCATAACAATCAGCCCTACAGCCAGCGGCTTCCAATGCAGCTTCGAGACGCCAAACAGTTTTTTGAACGCTGCGGCCTTGCTCATGCACCTGGGGCATACACGGGTCCCTGTCACGAGCCGCACGCCGCAATTGGCACAGGTGGCTTCCTCTTCATTATTGAAAATACGGACTTTACGGGCTGCTGATTTATCGTTCAGCACCTGTGCAATGTAGCCGAAGCGGGCGGCATGCTCCATTGAAGAGCGGACGAGGACACGCTTCCCTTGCTTATCCTCGGTCTCCAGCACAACATTTCCGATGAGTGGAATGACCTTGTATTCCCATGAATCAGCAATGATACCTGCTTCCTTCGCTTGTCCGTTCTCGATGTAAGCCCATTTATCCTGCCCGATAACGAGGAAGCCTGCTGATCGGTAGCCAAGCAGAGACAGGTTAGCCGGAACACAATATTCAATCTCTGTTCCGACAGCCTGCACAGCAGCATTCTTGTTCTGTTCAGCAAGCGAGAAATTCAAATTCATCGGCTTTTCCATCTCCTTCATAGCCGCTCTGTTCGCACAGTACAGATGACCTGCCTACATACACAGCTCTACCAGCCGGTATTCCCTGTCCGTCAGCTTGCTCATATCCGGGATGACGAATCGGTTGCCGTCTACGTCAGTCACGAGCAGCAGGACTGGGGTTACCAGCTTGGCGTGGCCGCCACCGCCTCTGACCGTGAACCGGCATAGCCCGGCTGTAGTCTCCGCCTCCCAATAGGAGTAGCCGAACTCCTCTTTCACGCTAATCACCTTGCTGATTTCTGGAGTGAAATAACGGATGTGCAGCTGCTCTTCCAGTAGTTGCACTGTCTCCTCCGTAAAATCATCCAGACTGCGGATCATGCCAATTTCCTTGTTTTCAACTGTTCGGACAGACAAATACATGCGTTTATTCGTATGAGGAAAAGAACAGTGTACATAAACGACAGGATGCGTTTCTTCTCCAACCGTTACAGACAGCATCTGGCCCTCCGTTTTATCAAATTTTGCATTAACCTTTGTCAGATAATGAATGTCGGCGGCATCAGACAGCGAACCTGCTGTGAACTCCCCTTCCGGTAGCTCAGCTGCTTGGGCTGCAGCCACTTCCTTCTCTGTTTTAGACGAATTCATGCTGAAATCACCTCGCTCATTTTTAAAGCCTCATCATGCTTTTTCACCAATGTATAATAAGCGCCAGGGGTACTCATCAGCGATTCATGCGTTCCTTCTTCTACGATCTTGCCCTGATCCATCACTACCAGATAGTCGGCATTGCGAAGCGTGGAGAGCCGGTGTGCAATTGCAATTGTTGTACGTCCCTTAATCAGCTTATCTAGTGCCTCCTGGATTTGCAGCTCCGTCTCCGTATCCAGAGAAGCTGTCGCTTCATCAAGAATTAGAATTTTCGGGTTATGCAGAATCGCCCGTGCAATGGATAACCGCTGCTTCTCGCCGCCCGATAGATTGTATCCACCCGTTCCCACGAGTGTATCGTATCCGTCCGGCAGCTTCTCGATAAAATCATGGGCGTTGGCAATTTTCGCCGCATGAATGATGTCCATGACACTGCAATCCGGGTTGGCATAGGCAATATTTTCAGCAATGCTGCCTGAGAACACGTATACATCCTGCGATACAATCCCAATATTGGAGCGGAGCGATTCAGCGGCCAAATCCTTCACATTCACTCCGTCGATAGTGATTGCACCTTCATTGACATCGTATAGTCGGGAAATCAGGTTGACGAGTGTTGATTTGCCTGCTCCGGAATGTCCGACGACGCCAAGCATTTGTCCTGCCTTCACCTGCAGCGTAACCTTCTTCAAAATCGATTTATTCGGCTCATAGCCAAATACGACATTCGATACTTGAATATCACCCTTCATTACCGGAATCCGGATCGTATCTTCCTTCTCCTTCACATCAGGGTTGGCGTCTTGAATTTCAAAAATTCGCTGCGAAGCTGTCATACAACGTGACCACCAGCCCACGATATTGTTCATAAACTCTATAGGGCCATATAACAGATACATATAATTGACAAAGGTCAGCATCAGCCCAAACGAAATTTCCCCCCTGAGCACCATCCAGCCACCGAATGCCCAGATGAACATGCCGCCCATATGGGTCAGCAAATTAAGCACTGGAAAGATCGTGCCGCTCAAACGGTTATAATGCTGCTCCGAGCCGGAGAAATTCACATTAGCCCGCTGGAACCGTTCCATCTCCTTATGCTCCATGCCAAATGCCTTGACTACTCGGACACCCCTAATGGAGTCGCTAATGATAGAATTCATTGCTGACACGCGACGGTGCGTCCGCCATGATAGCCTCCATAGCTTAGGTAATACTTTGCGTACCAGAAAAAAGACAATCGTCAGCGGCAAAAAACACAGTAGCGTGAGTTTCCAGTCCAGCACCAGCAATATGACCGTAATCCCGATGATATTCATGACATTCACAACAAAGTAGGAGAGTACATCAATGAAAAAGATTTGCAGCTCGGCTGAGTCATAATTGACTCTAGTCATCAGCTGTCCGGTCTGCTTCCGCTGGAAAAAGTTCAGCGACAAGCGCTGCATCGCAGTAAAAATGACTGATTTCAGATCGAAAACAATATTAGCAGCCATTCTCGCATTGATGATTCCGAATAAGACGCCAAATATAAGGGATAGAGTCCGAAAAACAATGACCAGCAAGATGACCAGTCCGACTTGTCCGGCAAAATATCCTTCGCCTTGTAGTGCCTGATCAAATAATGCCGTACCCGTCAAATAGGGAATGACAATTGTAGTCACGGAGCTTAGCAGCATTAGCACAATAATGAGCAGCACGGAGGTTTTATAAGGCTTGGCAAACGATAGCAGTCGGATGAATAGTGCACTTTTCTTCATGCATTTTGGGCAAACCTCGCGGCCTTCTTCCGGGTAAATCCTTCCGCATTTGGGACAAGAGGCATTTACCCCCTCATCCTTCAGCAGCTCACTGTCCAACTCCTCTTGCTGTTTCAGCTTCTTAATGATTGCTGTCAGCCTGGATGCTTTGCTCATCAGTCCATTGGTGAACGCCGCAATCATTCTCTCCTTCGGCGCCTTCACCACCAGCATGCCGGACGCGACAAGGTTAACAATGAAAACGGATTCAATATCACTGATTTTCAATGTTTGAATCGACCAGTGTTCCGCCCCCTGCGTATTGTGCTGCGTATGGCTTTTGACTGGGAGTGAGTAGCCCTTAAAGGTTTTTTCTTGATCTGGTGACTTGAGACTTGTTGCAATAAGCATCTCATGTCGGGATAAGGCAATGTAGGTATCGAGAAAATGCCCCTCTGTCGTAAGGTCGCAAGTCATCTCGAACAGGATATCCTTCTCCGCCCATCCCTGTTGCTGCAACAAGTTTAATTTTTCAGTAGAATGAATAGTCATCACCTCCAAAGGTGATATGAATGTTTGAATGCTCCATTTATATAGTATACATATTAGTATAAAAAGTATATATTGACTATGGAATAAATGTGTATTAGATTTATTCCATACATTTTATACTTCTATGTTTAATAATGAGTTTGGAATTTCGGGATTTGAGTTGGAGGATAATCAGATGGCTTTATTATTTAAAAGTCGGGGCGCTATGCTGCTTCTGATGTTTAATTTATTTTTGGTCTTTGCCGGCATTGGTCTGGTCATACCGGTAATCCCTAAATACATTACAATGTTGGATATTAACGGAAGCATTGCTGGTTTGCTTACCGCCTCTTTTGCATTTACACAGTTGGTTTTCTCTCCGCTTGCAGGACGGTTATCCGATTCCTTCGGACGTAAGCGCGTTATTGTCGTCGGAATGCTGGTCTTCGCCTGTGCCGAAATTATATTCGGATTAGCTGATTCTGCTCTGCTTCTCTTCGTATCCCGGATGATGGGCGGCATTAGCGGAGCGCTTATCATGCCTGCCGTTATGGCCTATGCGGCGGATGTCACGACCGAGGAAGAGCGTGCCAAAGGGATGGGCTTTATCAATGCTTCTATTTCGACAGGCTACATCATTGGTCCCGGCATTGGAGGCTATATTGCCGAGTTCGGCATTCGTGTGCCGTTCTATGCTGCTGGAGTTGCAGGTCTGGTCGCTGCGGTTATCACGATGATTGTACTGCCGGAGTCGCTACAGTCCATTAAAAAAGGGAATGAGAATAACGAAAAGGCAGGAGCTGATACGGAGACGAAACAAAGTCTGTTCCAGCAGCTGCGTTTTGCTTACCGCGAACCGTATTTTATTAGTTTAATTATTGTGTTAGTTATGTCCTTTGGACTTGCCAACTATGAAGCGATATTCGGCCTTTTCGTCGACCATAAGCTCGACTTCACTCCGAAGGATATTGCCTTCATTTTCACATTTGCTTCCATTGGTGGTGCTGTGGTTCAGTTAACTATTTTCGGATGGCTAATGAACCGCTTTGGCGAGAGGATGGTTATTACACTTTGCCTACTCGCTGCCGGGGTCTTCGTCCTATTGACGTTGTTCGTGCACCAATACTGGCTGATCTTTGCTGTTACCTTTGTTATCTTTTTGTCCATAGATATTTTACGTCCTGCCATCAGCACACAAATGTCCATGTTCGCCCAAGAAAAGCAGGGGTATGTAGCAGGACTTAACTCCGCCTTTACTAGCCTTGGCAATATTATCGGACCAATAGCAGCTGGAATGCTATTCGATGTGAATATGAACTTCCCTTATGTGGTTGCCGGAATCATTCTGATTCTGTGCTTCGGGCTCACTTTGTTCAAAGGAAGCCAGCGCGTACAGCGTGCAAATGCTTAAAGAATTCAAAGCAGTAATTATATTTCGAATACATCGCTGTGTAACCCAAGGGTACCAGCGATGTATTTTTCATTGTCGGAGTCAACAAGGAGTCAGCACTCAAATACAGAAAATACTAATATACGCTCAAAAATTATTTTTTCCATTTCCGAACCATTCATCGATAATCGACACTATAGAGATGAAAGGCAGGTGAAGCTTACATGCCAGACACGATTGCTATGTCCATCCAACGTGATTACTTAGAGAAACTTTACTATTTCGCGCTGAAGAAGACAGGAAGCAAACACGAAGCGGAAGATTTGGCCCAGGACATTGCATCGCAGGCGCTGCTCAGCCTCGCGAATGGAAGCCGCCCGGATGACCTAAGTCGATGGATTTGGACGATTGCGCGTAATCGCTATGCGAGTTGGGCGAAAGAGAAGAAACGCCGCAGTGGTACAGTTTCTAGCGAAGCATCGCTCATCGCTGTGCCTGACGGGCAAGCAACGGCGGATGATCAGCTGTTGCTCCGAGAGAATCTTTCCTTGTTGCGGCGCGAGTTATCGCTTCTGGTAACTGGCTACCGTGAAATCGTCGTCGCCTATTACTTTGAAGGTGAGCGTCTCGCAGACATTGCAGCGAGGCTCGATATACCTGAAGGAACGGTCAAACGCAAGCTTCACGAATGCCGAAAAAACATTCGGGAGGGAAGATAAAATGGATTAATCGGACTGGATGTGCCTGCCAGACTGATCGGTCAGCTGAAATTCGTATATCCAGTGAATTCCTTTATATCATGCGAATTATGTGCCTTCGGCATGCCCTGGATCAAGGACACATCAAGCTGCCGGAGGAACCGATGAAAAGCACGATTGCCATGTATATGATGCTCGGCTAAAGCAACAATAAGTGAATTTCTCAATAAAGCAGGATTCAGAATGGCTATAGATTGGCTGACCAATTTGCACCAAATAAGTAGTATTAAATTTTAATGTGCTATAGAATGTTAATAATTGGGGGGGAGAAGAATGAATAGAAATAGTGTGATAGCTGTTTGTCTCTTTCTTTCGCTTATAGGAAATGCATTTTTGCTGAAAATGTATTTTGACGATAAACACAACCAGGTTACGCTTGAAAAAGGAATTATTATGAATGAAATGATTGAGCGGGAAAAGGGATTAAGGAATTTCAGAGCATTTGTCGGCGAATTAGCAGCAAAATATGACGAACATGTCCCTATTAGTAAAGAACAATCTAGTCTCTATTCGTTATTGGCATCCCCTTATAAATCGTTAATTCCGAAAGGCACATATGAGATACAAGCAGACTATAAACATTACGATGATTATTTAGGATTCATTCAAGAATTTGATAGAGAGTACGAGGCAATTGGAGATAACTTTAAGATCAGGCTGCCGTTAATGACTAAAGAACAATTAGTAAATTTCTCTTCTCATTTAGATGGGACTTATGATTTGCTTATGGATAAAGCATTACGAGATTGGGGAATTAGAAGAACGGGTAAAAAGTTAGACATTAAATTTGAGCCAAATAAAGAAATACTTAATCAGGTGTTAAAAGAGCTA
This portion of the Cohnella abietis genome encodes:
- a CDS encoding MFS transporter; the protein is MALLFKSRGAMLLLMFNLFLVFAGIGLVIPVIPKYITMLDINGSIAGLLTASFAFTQLVFSPLAGRLSDSFGRKRVIVVGMLVFACAEIIFGLADSALLLFVSRMMGGISGALIMPAVMAYAADVTTEEERAKGMGFINASISTGYIIGPGIGGYIAEFGIRVPFYAAGVAGLVAAVITMIVLPESLQSIKKGNENNEKAGADTETKQSLFQQLRFAYREPYFISLIIVLVMSFGLANYEAIFGLFVDHKLDFTPKDIAFIFTFASIGGAVVQLTIFGWLMNRFGERMVITLCLLAAGVFVLLTLFVHQYWLIFAVTFVIFLSIDILRPAISTQMSMFAQEKQGYVAGLNSAFTSLGNIIGPIAAGMLFDVNMNFPYVVAGIILILCFGLTLFKGSQRVQRANA
- a CDS encoding RNA polymerase sigma factor; the encoded protein is MPDTIAMSIQRDYLEKLYYFALKKTGSKHEAEDLAQDIASQALLSLANGSRPDDLSRWIWTIARNRYASWAKEKKRRSGTVSSEASLIAVPDGQATADDQLLLRENLSLLRRELSLLVTGYREIVVAYYFEGERLADIAARLDIPEGTVKRKLHECRKNIREGR